CTCAGAAATGCAGGTCGAAACAGGTTTTAGGTTGGTAGCAAAACTTAAAGAAAAATTACCTAAAGATTTTTTGCTGGAGGTAACCGTAAGTAGTCCCAGTCAGGCCTTACATCTAGATGAACTGGGGGCGAATCTTTTGGCGGTTGAGAAAGATAATTTTTGCGATTTGTCACTTCTTAAGTCAGTTCGAAGGATCACCAATTTACCTTTAGTAATGCATGGCGGATCCAGTCGGTCTATGAATGAAATTCAAGAGGCTATTCGTTTAGGGGTAGTTAAAATAAACATGAATACCTGCCTTCGTAAAGCTTGGCGAGAGGGTTTGGAAAGTACTTTTAAAGAGAATTCAGACATGTTACAGTCTTATGAGTTATTGAAGAAGTCTAAAGAACTAGTTAAGCAGGTAGTTATAGAAAAGATACGATATGTCTGCCCATAAGTATAAATACATAAAATGGTTTTCGGAGCTCCATCGCACCGACACCGATATTGCCGGTGGTAAGGGAGCCAATCTGGGGGAATTGGTGAACGCCGGCATTCCGGTACTACCTGGTTTTGTAGTGACAGTTAACGCCTACTTTGACTTTTTAGATAAAACTTCGCTTAAACAAAAAATAAAAACTGAACTCAAAGATTTAGACTACGAAGATTCTAAGGCTTTACAGAGCGCTTCAGCCCGGATTCGGAAAGCCTTTTTAGCCTCAGAGCTGCCGGAAGATATTAAGACGGATGTTACAGCAGCTTATCGGGAACTCTGTGGCAATCATGATCAGCAAGTGGCCGTTCGGTCCTCGGCGACGGCTGAAGATCTGCCGGATGCTTCATTTGCCGGGCAGCAGGAAACTTTTTTAAATACTCAAGGAGAAAAGCAAGTTCTAGAAAATTTACTACGTTGTTACGCCTCACTTTTTGAAGCCCGGGCTATTTATTATCGTAACACCGAAAAATACGATCATTTTAAAGTTGGTCTCGCCTCGCCGATTCAAATCATGGGCAAGTTTGAAGTGGCGGGAATCATGTTTACTGCCAATCCACTTACTTCCGATGAATCCCAAATTGACATTGAAGCGGCTTATGGGCTGGCGGAGCCGGTTGTACTAGGGGAACTAACTCCCGATCAATATTTGATTAAAAAAGCCCCTTTAAAAATAATTGATAAAAAAATAATTCGTCAGGAGTGGCAACGGGCCTACTCAGGGCGTCTTAAAGTTTCTAAAGATTACCAAAAACGTCAGAAATTACCGGATGCCAAGATTTTAGAGCTGGCGGCAATAGGTCTGCTGATTAACGAGCATTACGGGCATCCGCAGGACACAGAATGGGGCATGCAGTCTGGAAAGTTATTTTTAGTGCAGTCTCGTCCCATCACCACTTTACTAAAAACCAAAGATGCCCTTGATAATCCCGAAAAGATTGACGATAGCGCAGTGGTTATTTTAACCGGGTCAGCTGCCAGTCCGGGAGTGGGTTCCGGGAAAGTGCGAATTCTTAAAAATGCCAGCGAAATTAATAAGCTAAAAGATGGCGAGGTACTGGTAACAAAAATGACTGATCCGGATTACGTTCCGGCCATGAAACGAGCTTCAGCGATTGTTACCGACGAAGGTGGCCGCACTTCACATGCGGCGATTGTCTCTCGAGAACTCGGAGTTCCTTGTGTTGTTGGAACTAATGAAGCCACTAAAATGCTACGGACGGGCGAGGAAATTACCGTTGATGGCGCTTCCGGAAAAATTTATCAGGGAATTTATCAAATCAAAGAGAGTATTAATTTAAGTCGCTATGATGATCCGACTAATATTAAGACGGCTACTAAGGTCTATGTCGACCTGTCAGTTCCGGAACTGGCTGCCGAAGTCTCTCAGCGTTACGTCGACGGAGTGGGTTTAATGAGGGCTGAATTTATTATTGCTCAAGTAATTGGAGAGCATCCCAAAGCGATGTTGTCGGCCGGTCGCGGTCGCGAGTTCACTGATAAGCTGGCCACAGGGATTGAAACTTTTGCCAAAGCCTTTAATCCCCGTCAGATCGTTTATCGCGCGACAGACTTCAAAACAAACGAGTACAGGAGTCTCAAAGGCGGCGCCAAATACGAACAAGAAGAACAAAATCCGTTGATGGGCTATCGTGGGGTGAGTCGCTACATCGCCGATTCTGCTGTCTTCGAGCTGGAACTTAAGGCTCTCGATAAAGTCCGTAACAAAATGGGTTATAAAAACGTCCATTTAATGTTGCCGTTTGTGCGAACGGTAAAAGAGTTGCAAGAGGTTAAAAAGATCGTTTCGGCCTTTGGTTTGCATCGCAGTGCTAATTTTAAATTGTGGATTATGGTGGAAGTGCCGTCAGCCGTAGTGATGCTAGATGAAATGCTGGATTGCGGAGTGGATGGCGTGTCGGTCGGGACCAATGATTTAACAATGCTAATGCTGGGTTGTGATCGAGATAATGACA
The sequence above is a segment of the candidate division WWE3 bacterium genome. Coding sequences within it:
- the ppsA gene encoding phosphoenolpyruvate synthase; its protein translation is MSAHKYKYIKWFSELHRTDTDIAGGKGANLGELVNAGIPVLPGFVVTVNAYFDFLDKTSLKQKIKTELKDLDYEDSKALQSASARIRKAFLASELPEDIKTDVTAAYRELCGNHDQQVAVRSSATAEDLPDASFAGQQETFLNTQGEKQVLENLLRCYASLFEARAIYYRNTEKYDHFKVGLASPIQIMGKFEVAGIMFTANPLTSDESQIDIEAAYGLAEPVVLGELTPDQYLIKKAPLKIIDKKIIRQEWQRAYSGRLKVSKDYQKRQKLPDAKILELAAIGLLINEHYGHPQDTEWGMQSGKLFLVQSRPITTLLKTKDALDNPEKIDDSAVVILTGSAASPGVGSGKVRILKNASEINKLKDGEVLVTKMTDPDYVPAMKRASAIVTDEGGRTSHAAIVSRELGVPCVVGTNEATKMLRTGEEITVDGASGKIYQGIYQIKESINLSRYDDPTNIKTATKVYVDLSVPELAAEVSQRYVDGVGLMRAEFIIAQVIGEHPKAMLSAGRGREFTDKLATGIETFAKAFNPRQIVYRATDFKTNEYRSLKGGAKYEQEEQNPLMGYRGVSRYIADSAVFELELKALDKVRNKMGYKNVHLMLPFVRTVKELQEVKKIVSAFGLHRSANFKLWIMVEVPSAVVMLDEMLDCGVDGVSVGTNDLTMLMLGCDRDNDKVANIYDERHPAVMWALEKIVKTCAKHGVTSSICGQAPSDYPEITRKLVEWGITSVSINVDVIEKTRQIVHDAELDLAHKRSRK
- a CDS encoding class II fructose-bisphosphate aldolase, with the translated sequence MITSTKHLLTKRMAVAAFNFGTLDIAQSILAGATSLAEPFIFELNAKEADFIGIGTAFVIAESFSKNSLVDFSLHLDHCSDVDTVLKAAAAGFTSGLIDISEMQVETGFRLVAKLKEKLPKDFLLEVTVSSPSQALHLDELGANLLAVEKDNFCDLSLLKSVRRITNLPLVMHGGSSRSMNEIQEAIRLGVVKINMNTCLRKAWREGLESTFKENSDMLQSYELLKKSKELVKQVVIEKIRYVCP